A genome region from Lutra lutra chromosome 11, mLutLut1.2, whole genome shotgun sequence includes the following:
- the HILPDA gene encoding LOW QUALITY PROTEIN: hypoxia-inducible lipid droplet-associated protein (The sequence of the model RefSeq protein was modified relative to this genomic sequence to represent the inferred CDS: inserted 1 base in 1 codon): MKPVLNLYLLGVVLTLLSIFVRLMESLGGLLQSPLPGSSWTTRGQPASTEPXEGVPDHPSRRV; this comes from the exons ATGAAGCCTGTGCTGAACCTCTATCTCTTAGGTGTGGTGCTGACCCTGCTCTCCATCTTCGTTAGACTGATGGAGTCCCTGGGGGGATTACTGCAGAGCCCCTTGCCTGGGAGCTCCTGGACCACCAGAGGTCAACCAGCCAGCACAGAGC CCGAGGGTGTTCCAGACCATCCATCCAGAAGGGTGTGA